CCGGGAGTCAAAGAAATCAGGTTGGCAAGCAGAGTAATTTCCCAATTATTGTTTAGCTCAATAGGCAGGCGGAATATCCCCGGCTGAACGTCGATTTTTGGCTTGTAAACCATTTTTATAATATCAATGTTCGATAATATCAGCTCTCTAATAAACAGAAGCAGCAGCTTAATAATACTGATCACTCTCTTCATGTAAAAAGAGCCGGGAATGAACCGTTTCATTACATAAAGCAGGGCAATCCCTATAATATAACCTACTAAGAAAGTAGTGAAAGTATAGGTCTCACTTAGGAACATCCACATAAACGCTACTATAATGTTTAGCACAATTTGAAAAGTCATAAGTTAATTACTCCTTTAGTACAGAATCAATATAGATTTGTGGATCCATTAAATATTCTCCCATCCACTCAATGGAAGGATAAAACCATTCTGCACCTACCCCTAAAAGGATAGTAAATGAGAGTAATACTCCTATCGGCCAGCTCATTTGATTGGCTGTCCGGCTTCTTTCTGGGTGAGGGGGCGATTCCTTACGCTCTCCCCAGAAGCCGCGGATGAAAACCCTGATCATTGAAAATAAAATAAGCAGGCTTGAGACGAGAGAAACGATGACAATCATAATTTCTTCTTCTGCCAGCCCTCCCTGGATGAGAAGAAGCTTTCCTATAAATCCGCTAAATGGAGGGATTCCTGCTAAGACGAGAGTCCCTATAAACATAAACCACCCAAGCACTGGATAGTGATGGATTAAACCGCTCATTTTTCTTAAATCCGAAGTTCCGGCTACATAAACTACGGTACCAATGAGCAGAAACAAGGCACCTTTTATAACCATATCATTGATCAAATAATAAATGGTTCCACTGATGGAAGTTTCTGTGAAAATCCCAATCCCCATCAGCATAAAACCGACGGCTGGGATAATGTTATAAGCAACGATTAATTTAACGTTGTTTGTTGATAAAGCACCAATAACCCCAAATATCATAGTTAATGCTGCAAGATAAATAAAGATACTATGGGTAAGGCCCGTTTCCCCTACAAAGATGAGTGTAAATACACGCAGGAGCGAATAAATACCCACCTTTGTCAATAATGCCCCAAATAGGGCAGATACAACGGGATTAGGTACGATGTAAGGGTTTGGCAGCCAGTAATAAAGCGGGAAAACGGCCGCTTTCGTTGCAAAAACGAAGAAGAAAAGAATACCGATCGTCGTTAAAACCCCAGGCTGATCAACTTCCTGAACACGCTGTGCAATTTGCGCCATATTTACTGTTCCTACTACTGAATAAAGGAATGATATGGTTGTTACGAACAGGATAGAGGAAAATAAGTTAATCAGCACGTATTTAAGTGACTCACGCAGCTGAACTTTTCCATTGCCTAAAACGACCAATCCGTATGACGCCATTAGCAGAACTTCAAAAAACACGAAGAGGTTAAATAAATCACCGGTTAGAAAAGCTCCGCTTACTCCACTGATCAGCATGAAGAAGAAACTGTAAAAGTAGAAAGACTCCTGTTGCTTTGTTAATGATTTTGGCGCGTAGAAAATGCAGGCCGTTGCAATGATATTAGTCGTTAACACTAAGACAAGAGCTAATAAGTCTCCTACTATTATGATACCATAGGGTGCTTCCCATCCCCCTGTTTCTAATACAATAGTTCCGTTATTGAGTACGTGAACAAAAACAAAAGAAACTAAAATTAAATTGAACACCATAAAAAATTGGGAAGCTTTTCGCACGACAGGTTTATTTTTGTTTAAAAAGGCCGCCAGCACTCCAGCTATGAGCGGCCAGGCTATTGTTAATGCTAGTAAGTTACTCATAGTCGTTTCCCCTCAATTGTTCCATATTGTCTGTCCCGTTTAATTTAGAAGCCCGATAAGCTAATACAAGCAATAAACTGGTAACGCCGAAGCTGATAACGATGGACGTCAGTATTAGCGCTTGGGGCAGAGGATCTGTATACTGTTCTATCCCCTCCGTTAAAATTGGAGGAGCCCCGCGCTTTAATTCTCCCATTGTCAGGATGAAAAGGTGGGCTCCATGGGAGATTAAAACAGTCCCAATAATAATACGAAGCAATTGTTTTTGCAGGAGGTTATAAACGCCGGCAGCAAATAGGATGCCGGCTAGAATGGCCATAGTTATTTCCATAGGTTATTCCTCCTTTTTTCTGCCTAAGCGAATTAAACTATAGATCGCCATCGCTGCTATACCGAGCACTGCAATTTCAAACAGCGTATCAAGGCCCCTGAAATCAACCAGGATGACGTTAACGATGTTGTCACCGCCTCCGAGTTTATAGGAATTATCAACAAAGTAGCTTGAAATGGAATTAAACAATTTGTTGCTGTGAGCAGAGATAGCAATCATTGTCAGTAACAAACCAAATCCAATGGATAATACCAGGTTTAATGAATTAGTTAATACTGAATCCTTACGCACTTCCAGATCCGGCAAGTGTCTGAACACGAGCAGAAATAGAGCTACCGTTACCGTCTCAATAATAAATTGAGTCAGTGCCAGGTCAGGTGCG
This window of the Halobacillus sp. Marseille-Q1614 genome carries:
- a CDS encoding Na+/H+ antiporter subunit E, whose amino-acid sequence is MTFQIVLNIIVAFMWMFLSETYTFTTFLVGYIIGIALLYVMKRFIPGSFYMKRVISIIKLLLLFIRELILSNIDIIKMVYKPKIDVQPGIFRLPIELNNNWEITLLANLISLTPGTLTLEVSEDLSTLYIHAMDIPDIEASVKEIKETFEKAILEVTR
- a CDS encoding Na(+)/H(+) antiporter subunit C, coding for MEITMAILAGILFAAGVYNLLQKQLLRIIIGTVLISHGAHLFILTMGELKRGAPPILTEGIEQYTDPLPQALILTSIVISFGVTSLLLVLAYRASKLNGTDNMEQLRGNDYE
- a CDS encoding Na+/H+ antiporter subunit D — translated: MSNLLALTIAWPLIAGVLAAFLNKNKPVVRKASQFFMVFNLILVSFVFVHVLNNGTIVLETGGWEAPYGIIIVGDLLALVLVLTTNIIATACIFYAPKSLTKQQESFYFYSFFFMLISGVSGAFLTGDLFNLFVFFEVLLMASYGLVVLGNGKVQLRESLKYVLINLFSSILFVTTISFLYSVVGTVNMAQIAQRVQEVDQPGVLTTIGILFFFVFATKAAVFPLYYWLPNPYIVPNPVVSALFGALLTKVGIYSLLRVFTLIFVGETGLTHSIFIYLAALTMIFGVIGALSTNNVKLIVAYNIIPAVGFMLMGIGIFTETSISGTIYYLINDMVIKGALFLLIGTVVYVAGTSDLRKMSGLIHHYPVLGWFMFIGTLVLAGIPPFSGFIGKLLLIQGGLAEEEIMIVIVSLVSSLLILFSMIRVFIRGFWGERKESPPHPERSRTANQMSWPIGVLLSFTILLGVGAEWFYPSIEWMGEYLMDPQIYIDSVLKE